The Blastopirellula marina nucleotide sequence CCAGAAGTTCCGTATCTTCGCCGGTCCGAAAAAGACCGACGTGTTGAAGCATTACGGCCTGGGTAAGGTTGAGTATTACGGCTGGTTCAGCCCCGTCTCGTCGATTCTGCTAGTTGTGCTGCATGCGTTGTACTCGGTGCTGGGAAGCTACGGCCTGGCGATCATCGTGCTGACACTGATGGTGCGTGGTGCGATGCATCCGATTAGCCGCAAGCAGGCTAAGAACATGCAGATACAGCAGGCTCTGGCTCCTGAAATTAAGCGAATCAGCGACCAATACAAAGACGATCCCGAAGGCCGATTGAAGGCTCAACAGGATCTGTTCAAAAAGCACAACTTCAACCCGGTGGGCGGCTGCTTGATGATGTTCATCCAGTTGCCGATCTTCCTTGGTCTGTACCGCGCCCTGGCAGTCGACTTCCAACTGCGTCAAGCGCCGCTGATTCCTGGTATGTCGTGGGCCTCTAACCTGGCCGCTCCCGACCAACTGCTGTACTGGGGCGATTGGATGCCAGAGTTTATCACGCGTCCAACCGGCTTCCTCAGCTTGGGTCCGTACCTCAACATTTTGCCGCTGATCACGGTGGCGTTGTTCCTGGTGCAGCAGAAACTATTCATGCCGCCGCCGCAAGACGAACAACAAGCGATGCAGCAGCGGATCATGACCATCATGATGATCTTCATGGGTGTCATGTTCTTCAAAGTCCCCTCGGGGCTATGTATCTACTTCATCACCTCCAGCATCTGGGGCATCGTCGAACGAAAGCTGCTTCCTAAACCGAAGAACATCCCTGTGGTGATCGAGGCCAAGAAGGAAGAGATCAAGCAGCCGAAAGTCCGCCAGACGAAGAAGAAAAAGTAGCGACTTGCGTTGCGCTGCCAAGCTATGGACCTGGAACAAACGATCGTCGCGATTTCGTCCGCGCCGGGCATCGGTGGCAGGTCGATTATTCGCCTGAGCGGAGCCAACGCGGTCTGCTTGGCACTCAGCGTAACGACCAAGCCAGACGCGGCGACATTCACCACATCGCAAGTCATCCCCTTGGAGATTTGCCTGCCAGGTGAGCGTAGACTGCTGGCCGACTTTTGGATCTGGCCCACCTCGCGCAGCTACACAAAACAGCCGCAGGTCGAAATCCATCTTCCCGGCAGCCGTGCACTCGCCGACCTGGTTCTGCTGGACTTGCGTCGCGCTGGTGCTCGTTTGGCTCAACCAGGCGAGTTCACTATGCGGGCCTTTCTGGCCGGCCGGCTTGATCTTACCCAGGCTGAAGCGGTGCTCGGCGTGATCGACGCCCACGGCGAGCAGCGATTTCAATCGGCACTGCGGCAACTCTCTGGCGGACTTTCCGGCCCGCTGCAAAACGCACGCAATGACTTGATCGAACTGTTGGCACTACTGGAAGCGGGACTCGACTTCGTCGAAGAAGACATCGAGTTCATCGAGATGGAAGAGCTTCAGCGACGCGTCACCGAAATCTACGACTCGCTTGCGCAGCTTCGCGATCAGATACGAACGCGGTCGACCAACCAGGCGCTACCCAAGGTCGTCCTGCTTGGTCTGCCCAATGCCGGCAAGAGCAGCCTGTTCAATGCGATCGCTGGCTCGGACGAGGCGATTACCTCCCCCATCTCAGGGACCACACGTGACTTCATTACCCGCGATGTGTGCTGCGAGAACATCGACGTTCAATTGGTCGATACGGCTGGGCACGAAGCGGTCGAGGACGGCGACGTCATCCGAAAATTTATGGCCGATCAAACCCGATTCGCCACCGAGGATTGCGACATCGGCATTCTCTGCGTCGATGCAGAAGCTGGGATGTCGGCACAAGACCGCGAACTTAGCCAACGAATTCCAGCCGATCAGTTGCTCATCGTCGCCACCAAGTGCGACACTCCGGAATCAGGCTGTCCGCCATTTGCCGCGTATGCGACCAGCGCCAAGACAGGCAGCGGCGTGGCATCACTGCAACAAGCCATTGCCAATAAGCTTAGGGAAATGGAACTAACGGAAGATACCTTGGTTCCCAGCTCGGCAGTCCGCTGCCTGGGGGCGATTGAACAAACGCTGGGTGCGCTAACCACCTGCTTGGAGGGCATCGCGGGATATCACTCCGAGGAATTGATCGCTTCTGAGATCCGTTACGCTATAGGACAGCTTTCTGAGGTGGTGGGTGCTGTCTATACGGATGACATACTCGACGTGATCTTCTCCCGATTTTGTATTGGAAAATAGTCTGATTATCTTGTATTTTTGTGCCGGGTTTGATTGCATAAAGCTTATCTAATCGCTAAGTTGACAACTTAGGCGGCACACGAGGGGTCTACACTGAGCGTGCGGTCACGGCCGATTTGTCGCCACATCCTGCCACCTTAGTTCCTTTCCAGCCTTTCCTTTTTCGCCAATTACCGCTTCTTCGGTCTTGCCCGCTTTGTATTTCTTTCTTGAGCACAAGGCCCGCCGGAAGCAATGGTTTTGCAAATCCACGAGGAGATAAGTACATGCGTTCGAATCAGAATCGTCGTAACTTCATGAAGCTGACGGCTGCGGCCGGTGCCGGCTTCTGGGCTGCCGGTGGTGTGCAGGCCCAAGAGACGAAATCCCCCAACGAAAAGATCAACTTCGCCAGCATCGGTATCGGCGGTAAAGGTTCGAGCGACTCGAATGACGCTGGCCGCGCCGGCAACATGGTGGCCATCGTTGACATCGACCGAGAACGCCTGGAACAAGCGGGTGCTCGCTTCCCCGACGCGAAGCAATACACCGACTACCGCGCGATGCTGACCGAAATGGGCGACAAGATCGACGCCGTTACCGTCAGTACCCCAGACCACTCGCACGCTCCAGCTTCGGCCATGGCCATGAAGATGGGCAAGCATTGCTTCACGCAGAAGCCGTTGACCCACAGCATCTGGGAAGCACGTCGCCTGGGCGAAATCGCCAAGGAAAATAAGGTCGTTACTCAGATGGGTAACCAAGGTACGGCTGAACGTGGCGTTCGTCGTGCTGCTGAAATCATCCAAGGTGGCGGCATCGGCGATGTGAAGGAAGTTCACGTCTGGACCAACCGTCCAGTTTGGCCACAAGGTGTCGCGAAGCCAGAACCACAGCCAATTCCAGAATCTCTGGATTGGGAAATGTTCATCGGCCCAGCTCCTTACCGCGAATATGCCGACGCTTATCACCCATTCAAGTGGCGTGGCTGGTGGGACTTCGGTACCGGTGCTCTGGGTGACATGGCCTGCCATACGTTCAACATGGCCTTCATGGCATTGAACCTGCGTGACCCAGTCTCGGTTGAAGCCGAATCGTCCGGTCACAACGGCCAAACTTATCCAAAGTGGTCGGTGATCAAGTTCGAGTTCCCAGAACTCAACGGTCGTGCTCCGGTCACCATGTACTGGTACGACGGCGGCAAGCTGCCATCGCCAGAACTGACCAAGGACCTGCCACTGGACGGTGGCAAGCTGTCCAGCAGCGGTAGCCTGCTGCTTGGTTCGGCCGGCAAGATCTACTCGCCAAACGATTACGGTGCCAAGTTCCACTTGCTGCCAGAAGAAAAGTACAAGGACTACGAAGGTCCCGCTGAATCGATTCCGCGTTCGCCGGGTCACTTCAAGGAATTCGTCGACGGTATCAAGGGTGGTCCTGAGCCTATGTCGAACTTCCCGAACTACGCCGGTCCGCTGTCGGAAACCATCCTGCTGGGTAACCTGTCGGTTTGGACCACCGGTGAATCGGGCAAGGGTAAGGTCATCGAATGGGATGCTAAGAACCTGGAAGCCAAGAACGCTCCGGAAGTCGCCGAGATCATCAAGCCGAAGTACCGCGAAGGTTGGGCTGACCTGATCTAATTCCGCTATTTGCGGAATGATTGTTGCAACGATTAAATGCGGAGCCGTCCCCCGGATGGCTCCGCTTTCATTTTTCCTACCCTAAGAATCTGGCGAATCGTTTGCGGGATTTGTCCCACTTCTTATATGATTGGTCTGTGCACACCTCAGTGGAATCATGCGCCGTAAGTTGGTGACTTCCCTCTGAGTAAGGTCGCCTGCGATCGGTGATGCGATCTAGCCCGCAATTGTCCTCCCGAGTTCCGCGATGTCGTTACCCCCTTCCGCAACAAAGACGGTTTCAGACGCGCAAGATGTCGCGTCGCAAACCGAATCCGCCTTTGTGCAGTACGATCGCGTCAAGGCTGCGGAAGAAGATGCGCTATTGATCCAGGCATTGCAATCCAACGACCGCGAAGCGCTCGGGACATTCGTGCAACGTCAGCAAGGGTTTGTCTTTGGTTACCTCCGTTCGCGGATGGTCGACCCGACCGATGCCGATGACCTGTGCCAGGAAGTCTTTTTGCGATGCCTGGCCGGCAAAGTTCGTTTTCGCGGCGACGTCCCCGTCCGACCGTGGCTGTTAGGCGTGGCCCGCAACGTTCTGCGGGAACACATTCGCCGCAACAAACGCCGCAAGGAAGTCGAGTGGACCGAGCTATGCCTGGAACTCGATGCCCTGACCGAAGACGACACCTCCGACTACCGCGTCGTTCATGGGTGGCTTCATTCGTGCATCGATACGCTCGGCAGTTCGGCCCACGAAGCGCTCAAGATGCACTACTTCGCTCGCCTTAAGATGGCCCAGATCGCAGAAAAGATGCGGCGGAGCGAAGGAGCCGTAAAGCTTCTCGTTTTCCGTGCCCGCCAGGCCCTCAAAGATTGCGTCACACGAAAGTCGCGGACCGCTGCGGATGAATGACCAAGACCTGATCGTGCTCGTGCAAGAGAGCCCGATCGACGACCTCACCCTCGACCAAATTCGCCACCTCCGCGCGCGGCTGCCGGAGTCGCCTGAGCTGCGCGACGCCCTTTCCGAACGCCTACAGATGGACCATCACCTGGTCGACGCCTTCGGCGCTTCTGGCGACACACCGGATCAATTCGTCCAAAAGGTCATGCAGCGTAAACAGCGTCAGAACGCTGGCTCGCGTTGGATCTTCAGCCTGGCGATTGCTTTGCTGCTGATCGTTGGAATTGTTGCGGGAGTTTACTATCAACTCCAAGCTCCGTCAGAGCCAAGTGACATCGCCACCAACGATCCATCACTCGGCATGCAGGGTGCACAGATCAATCCCGTCACGCTCGATAACCCAATGCATCAAATGCCCGGTGCCTCACCGATGCCTGGCAAATCGGATTCCAACAATAGCGACATGTCCCCAGGCGCGACTGAACTCGAAGAACCATCAGCCGATCCCGAACCCGTTGAGCAAGATCAGCCCTTCGAACAGGAAACACTCGTTCCGCGTGACGTTGCTCCTTTGACGTTCGCCCATCTGACATCGCTCCCCGAAGCAGATCGTCGCGATTCGTTAACTCGTTCACAGTTCGACACCTGGCTGACGAAGGCTTCGGATAAACTGCCGGCTGAAATCCAAGAGTACCGCGACGGCGATCGTCCGCAGACAAAGCTGAAAGGTTGGTTTCGTCTGAAGGGACAGCTCCCATCGATGGCGGCGTTGCGGTTTGAGATGTCTGAATTGCATCGTGTGCGATTTCACTTCTACTGTGGAAACCAAGGCGTTTCGATCGTTCGGCACGAGCACGACTACTCTCCCTGGTACGCTTATGCGATGACTGCGGGGGAAGATGGCATCCAGCCGAAGAACCTCAAGCTGCAAGCCAACGATGGCTACCGCGAGCATCGCGGCCCGGCGCGGCACTACCAGCCGATAGCGTTCTTCTTCGATGACGCAACCAGCGAGTTGGTCTTCTATCGTGGCGACGTCGAAGTCATCCGTACTCCCCTCCCCTCGTCGCCTGATCGCATTTACGTGGAAGGGGAATCGGTCATCCGACACATGAACCTGTGGCCGCTCGAGTCTCTACCGGAAGCGCAACCCGCTTATCCCCAGCAAGTCGCGATCAATCGCCCAGCCGATCTCCCGTGGCAGTCGAAGCTGGCCGAGCAAGCAATGCTCGAAAAGAACGCTGATGGTTCGATTTCGCTCGTCAGCAAGAATCCCGAGAACCATAGCTGGGCCTGTGTACCGATCCCCGGTTATGGCCTGCGTATGGTCGAGCTAGAACTCACCGGCGTCGATCATTCGCATGGGGTTTTCTTGACGCATCCGGCCAAGACACCTAAGGAAGGAGAAACGGCGGAAGTACCGGCTCCGCAGGACGGGCTCGTCTTCAATCGCAATCGCAAGACCGACGAACTCTACGCGCGATTCTCGTATATCTGGGACGCTTTGCACGAGGTTGATCGTAATCCACTACTACATCCGGCAACCCAAGTTGGCCAGCACGTGTGGGTTCGTCTGCTAGCCGGTGGAGGTCAGATTCGCGGCTGGATCAGTCTCGATGGAGAACACTGGGCGCTGCTTTCCAGCGAAGACAATGACACCAAAGGGGCCTACAACCACGTGGGTATTTCGACGGCCAAAGTCGAAGGCGAGCACCACCTTACGCTCCAGAAGATGGTGGTTCGCGAGCTACCAGGGCTCACGCGATTGTTTCCCAAAGAACACTGGGAGAAAGTCGATCAGGTCAGTTGGAAAGAGCTGGGGGAATCTCCTTACGCCAGCGAGCCATTTACGCTATCGGATGGATCGAAACTGCCTGCTGATCTGGCCACGCGTCTGCGTCGCTACTCAGGCGTGAATGCTTCATACGATCACATAACCGAGTTGAGCGAGGAGGCCCTGCAAGCCGCTTCAAGCAACGCCGACAAGCGGCAGGTGATCAAGGACATGCTCGCGTTGACGCGAACGTGGCCGCTCGACTACCACGAGAAGCGTTTCATCAGTTGGTGCGAAGAGCGACTGGGCAAACTCTATGAAGAGCAGCTATCCACGCCAGATCGCCCCGATTACGCCTCGTTCCGCCGCGAACTGCTCAATCTGCCGACGATGAACCGCGACCCGATGGGATACTTCTCGCAAGAACGGTTCAATGCAGCCATGTTGATGGCGATCCAGCAGCAGCGCTGGAACGAGATTCTCGACAGTTGCGAAACGATGCGTCGCTACTATTCGTACGACCCCCGCAAG carries:
- a CDS encoding tRNA modification GTPase — its product is MDLEQTIVAISSAPGIGGRSIIRLSGANAVCLALSVTTKPDAATFTTSQVIPLEICLPGERRLLADFWIWPTSRSYTKQPQVEIHLPGSRALADLVLLDLRRAGARLAQPGEFTMRAFLAGRLDLTQAEAVLGVIDAHGEQRFQSALRQLSGGLSGPLQNARNDLIELLALLEAGLDFVEEDIEFIEMEELQRRVTEIYDSLAQLRDQIRTRSTNQALPKVVLLGLPNAGKSSLFNAIAGSDEAITSPISGTTRDFITRDVCCENIDVQLVDTAGHEAVEDGDVIRKFMADQTRFATEDCDIGILCVDAEAGMSAQDRELSQRIPADQLLIVATKCDTPESGCPPFAAYATSAKTGSGVASLQQAIANKLREMELTEDTLVPSSAVRCLGAIEQTLGALTTCLEGIAGYHSEELIASEIRYAIGQLSEVVGAVYTDDILDVIFSRFCIGK
- a CDS encoding Gfo/Idh/MocA family protein → MRSNQNRRNFMKLTAAAGAGFWAAGGVQAQETKSPNEKINFASIGIGGKGSSDSNDAGRAGNMVAIVDIDRERLEQAGARFPDAKQYTDYRAMLTEMGDKIDAVTVSTPDHSHAPASAMAMKMGKHCFTQKPLTHSIWEARRLGEIAKENKVVTQMGNQGTAERGVRRAAEIIQGGGIGDVKEVHVWTNRPVWPQGVAKPEPQPIPESLDWEMFIGPAPYREYADAYHPFKWRGWWDFGTGALGDMACHTFNMAFMALNLRDPVSVEAESSGHNGQTYPKWSVIKFEFPELNGRAPVTMYWYDGGKLPSPELTKDLPLDGGKLSSSGSLLLGSAGKIYSPNDYGAKFHLLPEEKYKDYEGPAESIPRSPGHFKEFVDGIKGGPEPMSNFPNYAGPLSETILLGNLSVWTTGESGKGKVIEWDAKNLEAKNAPEVAEIIKPKYREGWADLI
- a CDS encoding RNA polymerase sigma factor, which encodes MSLPPSATKTVSDAQDVASQTESAFVQYDRVKAAEEDALLIQALQSNDREALGTFVQRQQGFVFGYLRSRMVDPTDADDLCQEVFLRCLAGKVRFRGDVPVRPWLLGVARNVLREHIRRNKRRKEVEWTELCLELDALTEDDTSDYRVVHGWLHSCIDTLGSSAHEALKMHYFARLKMAQIAEKMRRSEGAVKLLVFRARQALKDCVTRKSRTAADE
- a CDS encoding PQQ-binding-like beta-propeller repeat protein encodes the protein MNDQDLIVLVQESPIDDLTLDQIRHLRARLPESPELRDALSERLQMDHHLVDAFGASGDTPDQFVQKVMQRKQRQNAGSRWIFSLAIALLLIVGIVAGVYYQLQAPSEPSDIATNDPSLGMQGAQINPVTLDNPMHQMPGASPMPGKSDSNNSDMSPGATELEEPSADPEPVEQDQPFEQETLVPRDVAPLTFAHLTSLPEADRRDSLTRSQFDTWLTKASDKLPAEIQEYRDGDRPQTKLKGWFRLKGQLPSMAALRFEMSELHRVRFHFYCGNQGVSIVRHEHDYSPWYAYAMTAGEDGIQPKNLKLQANDGYREHRGPARHYQPIAFFFDDATSELVFYRGDVEVIRTPLPSSPDRIYVEGESVIRHMNLWPLESLPEAQPAYPQQVAINRPADLPWQSKLAEQAMLEKNADGSISLVSKNPENHSWACVPIPGYGLRMVELELTGVDHSHGVFLTHPAKTPKEGETAEVPAPQDGLVFNRNRKTDELYARFSYIWDALHEVDRNPLLHPATQVGQHVWVRLLAGGGQIRGWISLDGEHWALLSSEDNDTKGAYNHVGISTAKVEGEHHLTLQKMVVRELPGLTRLFPKEHWEKVDQVSWKELGESPYASEPFTLSDGSKLPADLATRLRRYSGVNASYDHITELSEEALQAASSNADKRQVIKDMLALTRTWPLDYHEKRFISWCEERLGKLYEEQLSTPDRPDYASFRRELLNLPTMNRDPMGYFSQERFNAAMLMAIQQQRWNEILDSCETMRRYYSYDPRKMRSDFPIINWAGGIAVRHSNRANQDVDYLTEGRSTSLLVEDLSKEAYNISAELNAALESDAIADACRLITQIPESAAEGLAPSGSDPDHLFSVTAAIQMAVQNHEALQHQMEKEHADLAQLRVNSAIQRGDRKIVELVTLQFFDTKAAAEAHLWLGDQATSSGDFASSLQHYIKAARSAEGELKSKVDARLLMLGHLPSGDQAETTEPISIGSTTLSANSLVDETSVIRSAQATSQEDATADTNPLAQATWPESASLQPTDIVLRGSWGREQERVPTAVRDSKVDWHGQALGMTSTGDQTYLSNRFELWKLDLKDNKEIWKRSEKDKDRGKAHDYPYARCVPLLVGDMVVTRMLHEKGFALYGFDRESGDQRWVTNLDGQMVLATDPISVQGRVLIMTLREVSQSTYAVRLSRVDLSTGEILDSHPLFRIRDTWFDRGIGHVVPHREQLLIDLGGVLASCDISGHLQWVRKQLTFPQKIDSRWAKQQLSNIEIVGNQAISFHAGTLRLECFDIATGTLRWTMPGTNVQSIQMLDEKTLLVEEPEQWLLVAADSGKVSSQTTKPKDLLSWHRTQDALVGLTHQPPTEKDQKATIQVVRMDIHTGEVKPLQSIEISGKELPAAGPLFYGPDQWYLWQFDDQNKDERRLMVVQ